In a single window of the Diachasmimorpha longicaudata isolate KC_UGA_2023 chromosome 16, iyDiaLong2, whole genome shotgun sequence genome:
- the LOC135169913 gene encoding tudor domain-containing protein 3, with translation MERLQEQGWYLSEQGFDLVSDSGAVKDSQKLIKRALDMDLREIGSGAGDINLGNLVLQIQKLRNVAAPKSNEESRGAPRMLKLYLTDGKNNYQAVELDQLPSISLNTPPGTKILLKSGGAPTSHGIILLKAFNISSVLGGKVPTLIEKWELNRKLAVHTRVRSAEEGGPPPWIPFGKKIIKIAEQDKNFRALADKDAPAKDNSEFEAQRQAAVAEAAKQGSKKIFGGGTKQLLDHSVQKIVDQGFSIEQAEYALKANRNNTDRALKSLQRNENKGNGNRETREPRERGKRFEKKNEETKPSSGKVSLFDFLEDKLPAQSETADTGNNQSYDNYNSRLDNHVERVEGRGNDGHSSRGGRSQRSGRGTYQAPPRHSDDSRFVKRNNDNYPPNNIHQARPPRFQRSQDHHYPQEQNSKASFVKNSHQQDRRIPPESSNFPKTFRNHNQPQNQNEPEPFTRQINESQSQTSHGRYNRGHQDSGPRNYNSNTSEHRNNRNQNKQDNNSRGNENSKSDSVTWVWKTGDQCLAKYWEDNQYYNAEVTAVSATTCVVQFKGFNNYEEVLQINCLPITEELPPNSGNHQRHEQRSNRPQRHENYSGGMEFRRGGGGSAGAPGGKGYRKRGPQRSAQPIYQPPAQRSTRDNPKI, from the exons ATGGAGAGACTCCAGGAGCAGGGCTG gtACCTCTCTGAACAGGGTTTCGACCTTGTCAGTGACTCTGGAGCTGTTAAGGACAGTCAGAAGTTGATAAAACGCGCTCTTGAT ATGGACTTGCGAGAAATCGGGAGTGGAGCAGGAGATATAAATCTGGGCAACTTAGTCCTTCAAATTCAAAAACTCCGTAACGTGGCTGCCCCAAAGTCCAACGAGGAGTCTCGTGGTGCTCCTCGCATGCTGAAGCTCTATCTGACCGATGGAAAAAACAATTATCAAGCTGTTGAACTGGATCAACTCCCCTCGATCTCCCTGAACACCCCTCCGGGTACAAAAATTCTCCTGAAGTCAGGTGGAGCACCAACATCCCACGGTATCATTCTCCTGAAGGCCTTCAACATTTCATCAGTTCTGGGAGGAAAGGTTCCAACGTtgatagaaaaatgggaattaAATCGTAAATTAGCGGTGCACACTCGAGTGAGATCGGCGGAGGAGGGTGGGCCACCTCCATGGATTCCCTttggaaagaaaataataaaaatagctGAGCAGGATAAAAATTTCAGGGCATTAGCTGATAAAGATGCACCAGCCAAAGATAACAGTGAATTCGAGGCGCAGAGACAGGCAGCGGTTGCTGAGGCAGCTAAGCAGGGCAGCAAGAAGATATTTGGTGGAGGTACTAAACAGTTACTGGATCACAGTGTTCAGAAAATTGTAGATCAGGGATTCTCCATAGAACAGGCTGAATATGCACTCAAAGCAAATCGTAACAACACAGATCGAGCCTTGAAATCACTCCAGAGGAATGAGAATAAGGGCAATGGGAACAGGGAGACGAGGGAGCCTCGAGAACGTGGCAAGAGGTTTGAGAAGAAGAATGAGGAGACCAAGCCCAGCAGTGGAAAGGTCTCGCTGTTCGATTTTCTCGAGGATAAATTACCTGCACAGTCTGAGACTGCTGATACGGGAAATAATCAATCGTATGATAACTATAATTCGAGACTGGATAATCATGTGGAGAGGGTGGAGGGGAGGGGAAATGATGGACATTCATCCAGAGGTGGAAGGAGCCAGAGATCGGGCAGAGGTACCTATCAAGCGCCCCCACGTCACTCGGATGACTCTCGATTTGTAAAACGCAATAACGATAACTATCCCCCCAATAACATCCATCAGGCCCGTCCCCCTCGCTTCCAAAGATCTCAGGATCACCATTATCCTCAGGAGCAGAATTCCAAGGCTTCATTCGTCAAGAATTCCCATCAACAGGACCGAAGAATTCCTCCGGAATCTTCAAATTTTCCCAAGACCTTCAGAAATCACAACCAGCCCCAGAATCAAAACGAACCTGAGCCCTTCACTCGTCAAATCAACGAATCCCAATCCCAGACATCCCATGGACGATACAACAGAGGTCACCAGGACTCTGGCCCGAGGAACTACAACTCCAATACCTCCGAGCACAGAAATAACAGAAATCAGAATAAACAGGATAACAATTCGAGGGGAAATGAGAACAGCAAAAGTGATAGTGTCACATGGGTCTGGAAGACAGGAGATCAGTGTCTGGCAAAGTATTGGGAGGACAATCAGTACTACAATGCTGAAGTGACAGCAGTGTCAGCTACAACTTGTGTGGTACAGTTTAAAGGTTTCAACAACTACGAGGAGGTCCTGCAGATCAACTGTCTCCCCATCACTGAGGAGTTGCCTCCCAACTCTGGAAATCATCAGAGGCATGAGCAACGATCAAATCGTCCTCAACGCCATGAAAATTACTCAGGTGGAATGGAATTTCGCAGGGGTGGTGGAGGCTCTGCTGGAGCACCTGGAGGCAAAGGTTATCGTAAACGTGGCCCTCAACGAAGTGCACAACCTATTTATCAACCACCTGCCCAACGATCTACTCGCGATAATCCAAAGATCTGA
- the LOC135169914 gene encoding cytochrome P450 4C1-like isoform X1: MLPQTSQIGLFSSISFPTIFLLVLILYLFSLGWWSEIREYLNRRSLMIEFAEKLPGPRTLPVVGNALELMESDKTVYILTEISRKLKAATYRFWMGPKLKLIVADPRDIEIILSSPKSSHKDDFYELMNLAVKEGLINSHGAKYRSHKKLFLNFINNNFLMKIYIEQFNKQSRIFVERLESQLNQPEFDMQNFFELCIGDIVFETMYGLPATAQSGQVSPFFELADIALHITFERFMKPWLWPDFMFFLTPGGQKCRKIVKEAYAFIDNEVRKKREKYRELSRDIRNDSWSVFDFIIDQVERTNEWTNEEIRTEIITIYIGAHDTLVGTGCFVLLMLAMHPDVQEKAREEVMSVVGDQDVNEENLANLKYLEMVIRETIRLFPIGAVIGRKTTDELKLATCTVPKGCSLFVLLYALHRDPKYWENPEKFDPDRHSPENSKNRHPYAFNPFSRGTRSCPGNKFALSCLKVIVAHTIRKFKLNTTQKLDTVKVHSHVASRSLNGYPISLTKI; this comes from the exons ATGCTTCCGCAGACTTCGCaaattggattattttcatcaatttccttcCCGACAA tTTTTCTCCTGGTACTTATTCTCTACTTATTCTCCTTGGGATGGTGGAGTGAAATCCGCGAATACTTGAATCGCAGATCACTGATGATAGAGTTCGCAGAAAAATTGCCGGGTCCTCGGACACTGCCCGTTGTGGGAAATGCCCTGGAATTGATGGAATCTGACA AAACAGTGTACATACTGACTGAAATAAGTCGAAAACTAAAAGCTGCGACATATCGATTCTGGATGGGGCCAAAACTAAAACTCATAGTAGCGGATCCCCGCGATATCGAG ATTATTCTATCGAGCCCCAAATCATCGCACAAAGATGACTTCTATGAGTTGATGAACCTTGCGGTGAAAGAGGGTCTTATAAACTCACACG gtgCAAAATATAGATCCCACAAAAAActatttctcaattttattaacaataattttctcatgaaaatATACATCGAGCAGTTCAATAAACAGTCTCGTATCTTTGTGGAACGTCTGGAAAGTCAATTGAATCAACCAGAATTTGatatgcaaaatttttttgaacttTGCATCGGCGATATCGTTTTTG AGACTATGTATGGCCTGCCAGCAACTGCCCAGAGCGGCCAAGTGAGCCCTTTCTTCGAGTTGGCGGACAT AGCTTTGCATATCACTTTCGAACGTTTTATGAAACCATGGCTCTGGCCTGATTTCATGTTTTTCCTCACTCCGGGTGGACaaaaatgcagaaaaattgTAAAGGAAGCCTATGCGTTCATCGATAAT gaaGTTAGAAAAAAGAGGGAGAAATATCGAGAATTGAGCCGAGATATTAGGAACGACAGCTGGTCAGTATTTGATTTCATAATTGATCAGGTTGAGAGAACGAATGAATGGACTAATGAAGAAATTCGTACTGAGATTATCACCATTTACATTGGG GCACATGATACCCTGGTGGGAACGGGCTGTTTTGTGCTGTTAATGTTGGCGATGCACCCCGACGTTCAG GAAAAAGCTCGAGAAGAGGTAATGAGTGTAGTGGGTGATCAGGATGTCAATGAAGAAAACCTCGCCAACTTGAAATACCTCGAGATGGTAATCCGAGAAACGATAAGATTATTTCCCATCGGTGCTGTGATAGGTCGAAAAACTACCGATGAATTGAAACTGG CTACCTGTACTGTCCCCAAGGGTTGTTCGCTTTTCGTCTTGTTATATGCTCTACACAGGGACCCCAAATACTGGgaaaatccagaaaaatttGACCCAGACCGTCACTCTCCAGAAAACTCTAAAAATCGCCATCCCTATGCCTTCAATCCCTTCAGCAGAGGTACCAGAAGTTGTCCAGGAAATAAATTCGCTCTGAGCTGTCTCAAGGTGATAGTTGCACACACCATTCGAAAATTTAAGTTAAATACGACGCAGAAGCTTGACACAGTGAAAGTGCATAGCCATGTTGCATCGAGAAGTTTAAACGGCTATCCGATTTCCTTGACTAAAATTTAA
- the LOC135170207 gene encoding tetraspanin-18B: protein MGYGTEMSGCGRFMKYSLFFANFVIFVGGCVVAGLAVWAMIDKIPYISDIVGNNLLTGAVYVLLAGGIIVAIVAFFGCIGASREVKCMLLTYFIIVLILFVTIFIGGVLAYVFRGKLNGRVEMEMQNSMGLYDSKPYMHEAWDTTQRSLRCCGTRSFRDWSRVGLPLPRSCCREVRPGEYFYCNATPETPNQSNTYFNGCLTTVEKNLEMHTKIIGAAGIAVAILMLFGMIFSCALFRKIE, encoded by the exons ATGGGCTACGGGACGGAAATGAGCGGCTGCGGCCGGTTCATGAAGTACTCGCTATTCTTCGCGAATTTCGTCATTTTC gTCGGCGGATGCGTGGTTGCTGGCCTAGCTGTATGGGCAATGATTGACAAGATCCCTTACATCAGCGATATagttggaaataatttattaaccgGTGCTGTCTACGTTCTTCTCGCCGGTGGTATAATAGTCGCAATAGTCGCCTTCTTCGGTTGCATCGGCGCATCGAGGGAAGTGAAATGCATGCTCCTCACG TATTTCATCATAGTACTAATACTATTCGTGACGATATTCATTGGAGGAGTCCTCGCCTATGTGTTTCGAGGAAAATTAAACGGAAGAGTCGAAATGGAAATGCAAAATTCAATGGGGCTGTATGATAGTAAACCCTACATGCACGAGGCTTGGGACACAACTCAAAGATCC CTTCGCTGCTGTGGTACCAGGAGCTTCAGGGATTGGAGCCGTGTCGGTCTTCCACTCCCACGCTCCTGCTGTCGGGAAGTGAGACCCGGAGAG tatttctaCTGCAACGCAACCCCAGAAACTCCGAATCAATCGAATACGTATTTCAACGGATGTCTAACCACCGTCGAGAAGAATCTGGAGATGCATACGAAGATCATCGGAGCTGCAGGAATCGCCGTTGCCATTTTGATG tTATTCGGAATGATATTCTCCTGCGCACTTTTCCGGAAAATCGAATGA
- the LOC135169919 gene encoding uncharacterized protein LOC135169919 — protein MDKTFLVIILVISSMVVSPQYTDDSDYDEFPIYEDSNDGILESQRPDDFYIIPEDDVNDKKVEMSPREHKVQEKKYQYTKHRIPGYDYDELDFMDEGSVKRCDERSVWTHCLCQFTCISKNTVDCYTPCGSGCECKEDFVFDEESGTCVYPDQCLDLIRI, from the exons ATGGATAAAACATTCCTAGTGATTATCCTCGTTATTAGTTCAATGGTCGTTAGTCCAC AATACACTGACGATTCTGATTACGACGAGTTTCCCATCTACGAGGACTCGAACGATGGAATTCTGGAGTCCCAACGGCCCGACGATTTCTATATAATCCCCGAAGATGatgttaatgataaaaaaGTGGAGATGTCCCCGAGGGAGCATAAAGTCCAGGAGAAGAAATATCAGTACACGAAACACCGAATTCCAGGGTACGACTATGACGAATTGGATTTTATGGATGAAGGTAGTGTTAAGAGGTGTGATGAAAGATCTGTCTGGACTCATTGCCTCTGTCAATTCACTTGCATCTCCAAAAATACTGTGGACTGTTATACACCGTGTGGGAGTGGGTGTGAGTGTAAGGAGGATTTTGTTTTCGACGAAGAGAGTGGAACGTGCGTCTATCCGGATCAGTGTCTAGATTTAATACGAATTTGA
- the LOC135169914 gene encoding cytochrome P450 4C1-like isoform X2, which translates to MPKRPRSDVFLLVLILYLFSLGWWSEIREYLNRRSLMIEFAEKLPGPRTLPVVGNALELMESDKTVYILTEISRKLKAATYRFWMGPKLKLIVADPRDIEIILSSPKSSHKDDFYELMNLAVKEGLINSHGAKYRSHKKLFLNFINNNFLMKIYIEQFNKQSRIFVERLESQLNQPEFDMQNFFELCIGDIVFETMYGLPATAQSGQVSPFFELADIALHITFERFMKPWLWPDFMFFLTPGGQKCRKIVKEAYAFIDNEVRKKREKYRELSRDIRNDSWSVFDFIIDQVERTNEWTNEEIRTEIITIYIGAHDTLVGTGCFVLLMLAMHPDVQEKAREEVMSVVGDQDVNEENLANLKYLEMVIRETIRLFPIGAVIGRKTTDELKLATCTVPKGCSLFVLLYALHRDPKYWENPEKFDPDRHSPENSKNRHPYAFNPFSRGTRSCPGNKFALSCLKVIVAHTIRKFKLNTTQKLDTVKVHSHVASRSLNGYPISLTKI; encoded by the exons ATGCCGAAACGTCCAAGATCAGATG tTTTTCTCCTGGTACTTATTCTCTACTTATTCTCCTTGGGATGGTGGAGTGAAATCCGCGAATACTTGAATCGCAGATCACTGATGATAGAGTTCGCAGAAAAATTGCCGGGTCCTCGGACACTGCCCGTTGTGGGAAATGCCCTGGAATTGATGGAATCTGACA AAACAGTGTACATACTGACTGAAATAAGTCGAAAACTAAAAGCTGCGACATATCGATTCTGGATGGGGCCAAAACTAAAACTCATAGTAGCGGATCCCCGCGATATCGAG ATTATTCTATCGAGCCCCAAATCATCGCACAAAGATGACTTCTATGAGTTGATGAACCTTGCGGTGAAAGAGGGTCTTATAAACTCACACG gtgCAAAATATAGATCCCACAAAAAActatttctcaattttattaacaataattttctcatgaaaatATACATCGAGCAGTTCAATAAACAGTCTCGTATCTTTGTGGAACGTCTGGAAAGTCAATTGAATCAACCAGAATTTGatatgcaaaatttttttgaacttTGCATCGGCGATATCGTTTTTG AGACTATGTATGGCCTGCCAGCAACTGCCCAGAGCGGCCAAGTGAGCCCTTTCTTCGAGTTGGCGGACAT AGCTTTGCATATCACTTTCGAACGTTTTATGAAACCATGGCTCTGGCCTGATTTCATGTTTTTCCTCACTCCGGGTGGACaaaaatgcagaaaaattgTAAAGGAAGCCTATGCGTTCATCGATAAT gaaGTTAGAAAAAAGAGGGAGAAATATCGAGAATTGAGCCGAGATATTAGGAACGACAGCTGGTCAGTATTTGATTTCATAATTGATCAGGTTGAGAGAACGAATGAATGGACTAATGAAGAAATTCGTACTGAGATTATCACCATTTACATTGGG GCACATGATACCCTGGTGGGAACGGGCTGTTTTGTGCTGTTAATGTTGGCGATGCACCCCGACGTTCAG GAAAAAGCTCGAGAAGAGGTAATGAGTGTAGTGGGTGATCAGGATGTCAATGAAGAAAACCTCGCCAACTTGAAATACCTCGAGATGGTAATCCGAGAAACGATAAGATTATTTCCCATCGGTGCTGTGATAGGTCGAAAAACTACCGATGAATTGAAACTGG CTACCTGTACTGTCCCCAAGGGTTGTTCGCTTTTCGTCTTGTTATATGCTCTACACAGGGACCCCAAATACTGGgaaaatccagaaaaatttGACCCAGACCGTCACTCTCCAGAAAACTCTAAAAATCGCCATCCCTATGCCTTCAATCCCTTCAGCAGAGGTACCAGAAGTTGTCCAGGAAATAAATTCGCTCTGAGCTGTCTCAAGGTGATAGTTGCACACACCATTCGAAAATTTAAGTTAAATACGACGCAGAAGCTTGACACAGTGAAAGTGCATAGCCATGTTGCATCGAGAAGTTTAAACGGCTATCCGATTTCCTTGACTAAAATTTAA